One region of Catenuloplanes indicus genomic DNA includes:
- a CDS encoding glycosyltransferase family 2 protein, which produces MSVIVPALNEARNLPHVLGAMPDVDEVILVDGGSVDDTVETARRLLPGIRVIQQGRKGKGNALACGFAAATGDIIVMIDADGSTDPGEIPRFVEALRRGADFAKGSRFVASGGSADITGIRRLGNKALSLFVNVLFRTRYSDLCYGYNAFWTAHLPIFGLDHTTPRPANGEWLWGDGFEIETLLNLRVARAGLRVEEVPSYEHERIHGVSNLNAITDGLRVLRTIMREWPRKPIPHLAVEMAAASATVAGRRHRVTASMRIRGTASGRKHARAGARGLS; this is translated from the coding sequence GTGAGCGTGATCGTTCCGGCACTGAACGAGGCCCGGAACCTGCCACACGTGCTCGGCGCGATGCCGGACGTGGACGAGGTCATCCTCGTCGACGGCGGCTCCGTGGACGACACGGTCGAGACCGCGCGGCGCCTGCTGCCCGGCATTCGCGTGATCCAGCAGGGCCGCAAGGGCAAGGGAAACGCCCTGGCCTGCGGATTCGCGGCGGCCACGGGGGACATCATCGTCATGATCGACGCGGACGGGTCCACCGATCCCGGTGAGATCCCGCGCTTCGTCGAGGCACTGCGCCGCGGTGCCGACTTCGCCAAGGGATCCCGGTTCGTAGCCAGCGGGGGCAGCGCGGACATCACGGGCATCCGGCGACTCGGGAACAAAGCACTCAGCCTCTTCGTGAACGTGCTGTTCCGCACCCGCTACAGCGACCTCTGCTACGGCTACAACGCGTTCTGGACCGCGCACCTGCCGATCTTCGGGCTGGATCACACCACGCCGCGGCCCGCGAACGGCGAATGGCTCTGGGGCGACGGCTTCGAGATCGAGACGCTGCTCAACCTGCGGGTGGCCCGGGCCGGCCTGCGCGTCGAGGAGGTGCCGAGCTACGAGCACGAGCGCATCCACGGCGTGAGCAACCTGAACGCGATCACCGACGGACTCCGGGTGCTGCGCACCATCATGCGCGAATGGCCGCGCAAGCCGATTCCGCACCTCGCGGTCGAGATGGCCGCGGCGTCCGCGACCGTGGCCGGGCGCCGGCACCGGGTGACCGCGTCCATGCGCATCCGCGGCACCGCGTCCGGCCGCAAGCACGCCCGCGCGGGCGCGAGAGGGCTCTCGTGA
- a CDS encoding TetR/AcrR family transcriptional regulator translates to MIDGGLRERKKQRTRDAISAAAIALFLARGYDRVSVAEVAAAAEVSKPTLFKYFASKEDLALHRAADHAGEPARVVLARPAGVPPLGALHAHFRAGLDARDPVTGLNDHPEVLAYHRMVFETPALAARVAAHAAGDEESLAAALAGSDTPGSPDLVAAGQVVAVRRILARENWRHLAAGESADVRHPGAVTAAADAFALLADGLSRRYG, encoded by the coding sequence GTGATCGACGGAGGCCTGCGCGAGCGGAAGAAGCAACGCACCCGGGATGCGATCTCCGCCGCCGCGATCGCGCTGTTCCTGGCGCGCGGGTACGACCGCGTCTCGGTCGCCGAGGTCGCGGCCGCGGCCGAGGTCTCCAAGCCCACGCTGTTCAAGTACTTCGCCTCGAAGGAGGACCTGGCGCTGCACCGCGCCGCGGATCATGCGGGCGAGCCGGCCCGTGTGGTGCTCGCCCGCCCGGCCGGTGTGCCGCCGCTGGGCGCGCTGCACGCGCACTTCCGTGCCGGGCTGGACGCGCGCGACCCGGTGACCGGGCTCAACGACCATCCGGAGGTGCTGGCGTACCACCGGATGGTCTTCGAGACGCCGGCGCTGGCCGCGCGCGTCGCCGCACACGCGGCCGGTGACGAGGAGTCGCTGGCCGCGGCGCTGGCCGGGTCCGACACGCCCGGGTCGCCGGACCTCGTTGCGGCCGGTCAGGTCGTGGCCGTGCGCCGCATCCTGGCCCGGGAGAACTGGCGGCACCTGGCCGCGGGCGAGAGCGCGGACGTGCGCCATCCGGGTGCGGTCACGGCCGCCGCGGACGCCTTCGCACTGCTTGCTGACGGACTGTCCCGACGGTACGGATAA